The following are encoded together in the Meriones unguiculatus strain TT.TT164.6M chromosome 16, Bangor_MerUng_6.1, whole genome shotgun sequence genome:
- the Sowahc gene encoding ankyrin repeat domain-containing protein SOWAHC, with protein MEGPQEPSSEAILRFLAERGGRARHSELVQHFRDALGGPRELRARAREHFKELVNAVATVRTDPADGTKYVHLKKRFCTGELPLNEAALPRELPRIEVTEEPEVPDLPAEPGGGSQLQEEADPQLSLGLSDQEPLAPAQGGAQCKDSPLEVQAVSWAPGAGTSENLKLPPHGGEEAEGGGSPNGPNAPRSARQNFRDLVMGSSPQLKRSACPGDGGAGSFSAGGRSRGGGDSDSASLASSSAEEESTGGGSVTLDPLEHAWMLSASEGKWDSLEGLLTCEPGLLSKRDFITGFTCLHWAAKQGRQELLAMLVNFASKHQLPVNINARSSGGYTALHLAAMHGHVEVVKLLVGAYDADVDIRDYSGKKASQYLSESIAEEIKNLVGALDEDDGDSATGRGSGRWRLSKVLPSHLITYKLSQSAEDGAEHHHHHLTEGWTGSKAKDSGRKASGSSSGRIKPRLNKIRFRTQIIHNTPSFKDAEQPLEEGEEEEEEKSLKGYSSSFKLRPKSNVFG; from the coding sequence ATGGAGGGGCCGCAAGAGCCAAGCTCTGAGGCGATCCTGCGCTTTCTCGCCGAGCGCGGGGGCCGGGCCCGACACTCGGAATTGGTGCAACACTTCAGGGACGCCCTGGGTGGCCCGCGCGAGCTGCGCGCCCGCGCCCGCGAGCACTTCAAGGAACTGGTCAACGCAGTGGCCACCGTGCGCACCGATCCCGCGGATGGTACCAAGTACGTGCATCTTAAGAAAAGGTTCTGTACGGGGGAGCTCCCTCTGAATGAGGCCGCACTTCCCCGGGAGCTCCCGCGGATCGAGGTGACTGAGGAGCCCGAAGTCCCGGACCTTCCAGCGGAACCAGGCGGGGGCAGCCAGCTCCAAGAGGAGGCAGATCCACAGTTGTCTCTCGGACTGAGCGACCAGGAGCCTCTGGCCCCTGCTCAAGGTGGGGCCCAGTGTAAGGACTCGCCACTGGAGGTCCAGGCCGTGTCCTGGGCGCCGGGCGCCGGGACCAGCGAGAACCTTAAACTCCCTCCACACGGTGGTGAGGAGGCTGAAGGGGGCGGTTCCCCTAATGGGCCAAATGCACCGAGGTCGGCCCGTCAGAACTTTCGGGACTTAGTTATGGGCAGCTCTCCGCAACTAAAGAGGAGCGCGTGTCCCGGAGACGGCGGCGCGGGGAGCTTCTCCGCAGGAGGTCGCAGCAGAGGAGGGGGTGACTCCGATAGCGCCTCGCTGGCTTCGTCTTCCGCCGAGGAGGAGAGCACCGGCGGCGGCTCGGTTACGCTGGACCCTCTCGAGCACGCCTGGATGCTCTCAGCGTCGGAGGGTAAGTGGGACAGCCTAGAGGGGCTGCTCACTTGTGAGCCTGGACTGCTGTCGAAGCGAGACTTCATCACCGGCTTCACCTGTCTCCACTGGGCCGCCAAGCAGGGCAGGCAGGAGCTCCTGGCCATGTTGGTCAACTTTGCCAGCAAACACCAGCTGCCAGTGAACATCAATGCCAGGTCGAGCGGAGGCTATACTGCTCTACATTTGGCAGCGATGCACGGACATGTGGAAGTGGTGAAGTTACTCGTGGGGGCCTACGACGCAGACGTAGACATCAGGGACTACAGCGGAAAAAAGGCCTCTCAGTATCTGAGTGAGAGCATTGCAGAAGAGATAAAGAATCTGGTGGGAGCCCTGGACGAAGATGATGGAGACAGCGCCACCGGCCGCGGGAGCGGCCGCTGGAGACTTTCAAAGGTGCTGCCATCACACCTCATCACCTACAAACTCTCGCAGTCCGCGGAAGACGGAGCTgaacatcaccatcaccacctcaCCGAGGGATGGACTGGAAGCAAAGCAAAAGATTCAGGTCGCAAAGCCTCGGGCAGCTCGAGTGGACGGATAAAACCACGACTCAACAAAATCCGGTTCCGAACCCAAATCATTCACAACACTCCCTCGTTCAAGGATGCTGAACAGCCcctggaggaaggggaagaggaggaagaggaaaagtctCTTAAAGGCTATTCATCTTCCTTCAAACTGAGACCGAAGTCCAATGTATTTGGGTAA